The Paraconexibacter algicola genome includes the window ACTTTGCCGACGCCGACGAGGTCTACAAGTACATCGGTGGCGTGTTCCGCGCCGCGCGCGAGAACGAGGTCGGTCCGAAGCTCGCCACCGCGGACATCGACCTGCAGGTCTACTACTCCGACCCCGAGGCGCCGATGCTCATCAAGATGCACGGCGACAACATCGAGGTCATCGACGGCGGCGACAACGAGGAGGCCGACGTCAAGCTCTTCATGCCGTCCGACATCGCCGACAAGTACTGGCGCGGCGAGTACAACCTCGCCGTCGGCCTCGCGAAGGGCCACGTCAAGGCGAAGGGCCCGGTCAACAAGATCCTGAAGCTCGTGCCGCTGACCAAGCCGCTCTTCCCCATGTACAAGGAGATGATCGCGGAGAAGGACGGCGTCACCGCCTAGCCCGAACCGCCAGACCTGCCGTCCGGCGCACGGACGGCCCGACGCACACGGCCGTGGATCCGAACAGGACCCGCGGCCGTCGTCGTGCCGGGGTGCCGCGGCGGGTCCGCGCGCGCCGCGATGATCCGATCGCCCGGAGCGCGAGTATGGTCGTCACATGGGCATCGGCTGGATGATCCTCATCTTCTTCGGCGGCCTCCTGGTCTTCTTCTTCCTCCTGGGGAAGCTCACCTGGGGCACGGGCGCCGACCTCGTCGACTGGGACCCGTCGGGTCGCCAGCAGGCGAAGATGGACCTCGAGGCGCAGGACTCCGCCGACCTCCTGGAGATCACGAACCGCCGCCGGCGGGCTGCCGGGCTGCAGGAGCTCGGGGAGCACGACGTGATCCACGAGATCGCGCGCAAGCGCCGGGGCGAGAAGCCGGGAGACGTGCCCCCGGCGACGCCCCAGGACCTGCGCGACGACCCCGACTGGTAGCGCCCTCTTTCGGCGCATTCGCGCCACTCCCGGAGGGCAAACCGTCCAAAGGGGGGGTGGATATCCCCCCCCGGGATCGCACACCGCGTTTTCGGCGCGGGTTAGGCTGCTCGCCGGAGAGGACGGCAGTGGCCGGGGGCGACCCCGGGATCCGCTGTCGACCGTGACAGGGAGAGGGAGACACTCAGATGGCTCGTTTTGGTGGCGACAAGGGCGCCTCCGCCGCGATGGACGCGCAGTTCAGCGGCGGCAAGCAGCTGGATCCGGAGGGCATGTCCCTGCTGGACCAGGCTGCCGAGTTCACGGGTGAGCACGAGCTCCACCAGGGCTCGGTCCTCCTCGAGGAGCGCGTGCCGGGGGAGTTCTGGTCGCTCGAGACCCGCAACGTCCACAAGGCGTTCGGCCGCTCCAAGATCCTCCAGGGCCTCGACCTCGGCATCCCCGAGGGCATGGTCACCGTCGTGCTCGGCCCGTCCGGCACCGGCAAGTCCGTCCTCATCAAGCACATCATCGGCCTGCTCTTCCCCGACAAGGGGGAGGTCATGGTGCACGGCGAGTCGCTGAGCAAGATGACGATGTCGCGACTCCTGGAGGTCCGCAAGAAGTTCGGGATCCTCTTCCAGGACGGCGCGCTCTTCGGCTCGATGAGCGTCTACGACAACGTCGCCTTCCCGCTGCGCCAGCACACGGACCTCGGCGAGGGCGAGATCGCGGAGATCGTCAACGCGCGCCTCGCGGACGTCGGCCTGACCCACGCGGGCGGCCGGCTTCCCAACGAGCTGTCCGGCGGCATGCGCAAGCGCGCGGGCTTCGCGCGCGCCCTGGTCCTCGAGCCCGAGATCGTCATGTTCGACGAGCCGGACTCCGGCCTGGACCCCGTCCGCACCGCCCTGCTGTGCGAGCTCGTCACGCAGATGCACGAGCAGCACGGCGGCACCTACATCATCATCACGCACGACATCGAGTCCGCCCGTCTGGCGGGCGAGTTCTTCGCCGTGCTGTGGAAGGGCAGGATCGTGCAGGCCGGCGAGCGCGACGAGATGTTCAACTCGGACAACCCGTTCGTGCAGCAGTTCCTCAACCGGAAGCTCAGCGGCCCGCTCGGCATGGAGTAGGGATCGCCCGCGTGTTCCCGGCGGACATCGGGAACTTGGCACCGGGGGAGGAGGTCCTCCCCCATGGGGGGGATCCGTTCTCCCTCCAAGGGCGATTTTCGCCCGACGGATGGTCCGGGAGTCTGGACTCATCCAAACCAGGGCCGGGTCACAGGACCGGGTCCGGAGCTTCGGGAGGAGCTATGCGAGAGGTGAGCGTCACATGGCGTCAGTAGCGCAGAGAACAGTTGCCCCGCCGGTTCAGGCGCCTCAGAAGGCGCCGAAGCGCGCGGGCGGAAGCAAGCTTGCGGAGGCCCCGCTGGGGATCCTCGAGCAGGTCGCGGGCATGATGCTCCTCACCGGCAAGGCGGTCGTGGCGACGTTCACGCCCCCCTACAGCTGGAAGGACGAGTTCGTCGAGGAGTCCTGGCTGATCCTCCGGCGCTGCCTCATCCCGATGATCATCTCGACGATCGCGTTCGGGTTCGGTGCCCCTGGTCTCCAGGCGGCCAACCTCACGCAGATCTTCGGAACGGTCGACCGCGAGGGGGCCTTCTTCGTGATGGCGTCCATCCGCGAGTTCGCCGGATGGATCAACGGCATGGTCATCGCCGGCGTCGCCGGAACCGCCATCTGCGCGGATCTCGGCGCCAGAAAGGTCCGTGAGGAGCTCGACGCCCTCGCGGTCCTCGGCCTCGACCCCGTCCGCACCATCGTCACCCCGCGCTTCCTCGCGCTGGGGATCATGACCCCGCTGATGAACATCCTCGCGCTCGCCTTCGGCGTGCTCGGCGGATGGATCGCGACCGTCGTCGTCTGGGGCGAGACCTCGGCCGGCTACATCGCGACGTTCTCGTCGAACTTCACCTTCCCGGACCTGTTCGGGTCGGTCCTGAAGACGACAGGGTTCGGATTCATCATCGCGATCGCCTGCTGTTACAAGGGGCTCAACGTGAAGGGCGGCGCCCAGGGCGTCGGCCGCGCGGTCAACCAGGCCGTCGTCATCGCGTTCGCCGGCATCTGGGTGTTCAACTCGCTGTTCACGAACATCCTGCTGGCCGCGTTCCCCGAGACCGGCAACCTCCACTAGGCGCGAAAGGAGATCTGAGCAATGGAAGCTTCCACCGTTCGAGCTCCGCGTCTTCGCGGAGAGCTGTCCCCGTCCGTCGGGTCCCGCGTCGGCGCCGGCTTCGCCGGTCCCGTCAAGGGGATCCTGACCGAGGCGGCCGAGCTCGGCACGTTCTTCGGGCGCACCGCCCGTGAGCTGGGTGGCGTCTGGCGCTACTCGGCGGAGATCATCCGCCAAGCCGGCATCCTGGTCACCGGATCCGCCGCGATCATCGTCTTCATGCTGTTCATGATGGGCGTGGTCTGCGGTACCGAGGCCAATTACGTCCTCCGTGGCTACGGCGCCACCGTGTACTCGGGCGTGTTCACGTCCTACTGCGCGATCCGGGAGATGATCCCGTACATGTGGGGCTACATCCTGTCCGCCAAGGTCGGATGTGGTCTGTGCGCCGAGATCGGATCCATGCGGATCCAGGACGAGATCGACGCGATGGAGTCCATGGGCATCAACCCCATGCGCTACGTCGTGGCGACCCGCCTGGTGGCCGCGTGGCTCGTCTTCCCGTTCATCTGGATCATCGGGACCGCCGCCCACTTCCTGGGCAACTACCTGATCCTGATCCTGCAGATCGGCGAGGTGTCGCAGGGCGGCTGGGAGAACGTGCACTGGACGTTCTCGACGCCGATCGACTTCCTCTACTCGTTCCTGAAGATCTTCGTCACCGGCACGGTGATCGTGATGCTCGGGATGTTCTACGGCTACAAGGCCTCGGGCGGGCCCGTCGGCGTGGGCACGGCCACGGCGAAGTCGATGATTCTCAACCTCATCCTGCTCCACGTGTTCGGAGCCGGCATGACGATGTTGTTCTGGGGTCTGGAACCGAACGCGCCGGTCGGCGGCTAGGTCCACCAGGGTCCGAGGGAGG containing:
- a CDS encoding ABC transporter ATP-binding protein, which encodes MARFGGDKGASAAMDAQFSGGKQLDPEGMSLLDQAAEFTGEHELHQGSVLLEERVPGEFWSLETRNVHKAFGRSKILQGLDLGIPEGMVTVVLGPSGTGKSVLIKHIIGLLFPDKGEVMVHGESLSKMTMSRLLEVRKKFGILFQDGALFGSMSVYDNVAFPLRQHTDLGEGEIAEIVNARLADVGLTHAGGRLPNELSGGMRKRAGFARALVLEPEIVMFDEPDSGLDPVRTALLCELVTQMHEQHGGTYIIITHDIESARLAGEFFAVLWKGRIVQAGERDEMFNSDNPFVQQFLNRKLSGPLGME
- a CDS encoding MlaE family ABC transporter permease, with amino-acid sequence MMLLTGKAVVATFTPPYSWKDEFVEESWLILRRCLIPMIISTIAFGFGAPGLQAANLTQIFGTVDREGAFFVMASIREFAGWINGMVIAGVAGTAICADLGARKVREELDALAVLGLDPVRTIVTPRFLALGIMTPLMNILALAFGVLGGWIATVVVWGETSAGYIATFSSNFTFPDLFGSVLKTTGFGFIIAIACCYKGLNVKGGAQGVGRAVNQAVVIAFAGIWVFNSLFTNILLAAFPETGNLH
- a CDS encoding ABC transporter permease translates to MEASTVRAPRLRGELSPSVGSRVGAGFAGPVKGILTEAAELGTFFGRTARELGGVWRYSAEIIRQAGILVTGSAAIIVFMLFMMGVVCGTEANYVLRGYGATVYSGVFTSYCAIREMIPYMWGYILSAKVGCGLCAEIGSMRIQDEIDAMESMGINPMRYVVATRLVAAWLVFPFIWIIGTAAHFLGNYLILILQIGEVSQGGWENVHWTFSTPIDFLYSFLKIFVTGTVIVMLGMFYGYKASGGPVGVGTATAKSMILNLILLHVFGAGMTMLFWGLEPNAPVGG